Proteins from a single region of bacterium:
- a CDS encoding vitamin B12-dependent ribonucleotide reductase, producing the protein MPVSENARTVLERRYLKKGGKGDPLETPEEMACRVAYNIALAEGLYYGALPEVVLRWAEAFYAMILRLDFLPNSPTLMNAGRELQQLSACFVLPVEDSMESIFEAVKNTALIHKSGGGTGFSFSRLRPHADVVRSTKGVSSGPISFMTVFDAATETIKQGGTRRGANMGILRVDHPDILDFITCKGQTNRLNNFNISVALTEEFMKSVESGEEYSLVNPHSREVTGRLPAREVFERIVDSSWRNGEPGMIFIDRINRDNPTPKIGAIESTNPCGEQPLLPYESCNLGSINLANMVSTQDGHPRIDYDKLKATVQTAVRFLDDVIDMNNYPLAEIRHMTIGNRKIGLGVMGFADMLIALGIPYDSDEALAMAQELMSFVQEESGAASCNLARERGPFPNYDVSIFPERGGAPRRNATTTTIAPTGTISIIAGVSSGIEPIFALSYIRNVMDNDHLVEVHPLFDAEMRRRGLYSVERMTELSKVGTLRHLDWVPEDVARVYVTAHDISPEAHLRMQAAFQKYTENAVSKTVNFPSDATRDDIRKVFVLAYRLGCKGVTVYRDKSRDEQVLNIGGVNAKAGAPEQEPAPGPEPFVTPRPRPDTLIGVTKEIKTSCGKLYVTINRDEKGIFEVFNQMGKAGGCAASQSEAIGRLASLALRSGVQPGMIVKQLKGISCHLPSWGGNGGKILSCADAVSKAIEWYLENFEAMFPGFPKPVAEAARPASKKASLPAGEEEIARGACPDCGSQVERQEGCLKCRSCGFSEC; encoded by the coding sequence ATGCCGGTCTCCGAGAACGCCCGAACGGTCCTGGAGCGACGCTACCTCAAGAAGGGAGGGAAGGGAGACCCGCTGGAAACCCCCGAGGAGATGGCGTGCCGCGTGGCGTACAACATCGCGCTGGCGGAAGGCCTCTACTACGGCGCCCTCCCCGAGGTGGTGCTCCGGTGGGCGGAGGCGTTCTACGCGATGATTCTCCGGCTGGACTTCCTCCCCAACTCCCCCACCTTGATGAACGCGGGCCGCGAGCTTCAGCAGCTGTCGGCGTGCTTCGTGCTCCCGGTGGAGGACTCGATGGAGTCGATCTTCGAGGCGGTCAAGAACACCGCCCTCATCCACAAGAGCGGCGGGGGGACCGGCTTCTCCTTCTCCCGCCTGCGCCCGCACGCCGACGTCGTCCGCTCGACGAAGGGGGTCTCCTCCGGCCCGATCTCCTTCATGACCGTGTTCGACGCGGCGACCGAGACGATCAAGCAGGGCGGGACGCGGCGCGGCGCCAACATGGGGATCCTGCGGGTCGACCACCCGGACATCCTCGACTTCATCACCTGCAAGGGCCAGACGAACCGGCTCAACAACTTCAACATCTCCGTCGCGCTCACCGAGGAGTTCATGAAGTCGGTCGAGAGCGGCGAGGAGTACAGCCTGGTCAACCCGCACTCCCGGGAGGTCACCGGGCGCCTCCCGGCCCGCGAGGTCTTCGAGCGGATCGTCGACTCCTCCTGGAGGAACGGCGAGCCGGGGATGATCTTCATCGACCGGATCAACCGGGACAATCCCACGCCGAAGATCGGCGCGATCGAGAGCACGAACCCGTGCGGAGAGCAGCCATTACTGCCGTACGAATCGTGCAACCTCGGCTCCATCAACCTGGCGAACATGGTCTCGACGCAGGACGGGCACCCGCGGATCGACTACGACAAGCTGAAGGCCACGGTGCAGACGGCGGTCCGGTTCCTCGACGACGTGATCGACATGAACAACTACCCCCTCGCCGAGATCCGGCACATGACCATCGGGAACCGGAAGATCGGCCTCGGCGTGATGGGGTTCGCCGACATGCTGATCGCGCTCGGGATCCCGTACGACTCCGACGAGGCGCTGGCGATGGCCCAGGAGTTGATGAGCTTCGTCCAGGAAGAGTCGGGGGCCGCCTCCTGCAACCTCGCCCGCGAGCGGGGTCCGTTTCCGAACTACGACGTCAGCATCTTTCCGGAGCGCGGCGGCGCGCCGCGGCGCAACGCCACCACGACCACGATCGCCCCCACGGGGACGATCAGCATCATCGCGGGCGTCTCCAGCGGGATCGAGCCGATCTTCGCCCTCTCCTACATCCGCAACGTGATGGACAACGACCATCTCGTGGAGGTCCACCCCCTCTTCGACGCCGAGATGCGGAGACGGGGGCTCTACTCCGTCGAGCGGATGACCGAGCTCTCGAAGGTGGGCACGCTCCGGCACCTGGACTGGGTTCCCGAGGACGTCGCGCGGGTCTACGTCACGGCGCACGACATCTCCCCGGAGGCCCACCTGCGGATGCAGGCGGCCTTCCAGAAGTACACCGAAAACGCGGTGTCCAAGACGGTGAACTTCCCGTCCGACGCCACGCGCGACGACATCCGGAAGGTGTTCGTCCTGGCTTACCGCCTCGGCTGCAAGGGCGTCACCGTCTACCGGGACAAGAGCCGCGACGAGCAGGTCCTGAACATCGGCGGGGTGAACGCGAAAGCGGGGGCCCCGGAGCAGGAGCCGGCGCCCGGGCCCGAGCCGTTCGTCACTCCGCGCCCGCGGCCCGACACCCTGATCGGCGTCACGAAGGAGATCAAGACCAGCTGCGGAAAGCTCTACGTCACGATCAACCGGGACGAGAAGGGGATCTTCGAGGTGTTCAACCAGATGGGGAAAGCCGGCGGCTGCGCCGCGTCGCAATCGGAGGCGATCGGGCGCCTCGCCTCCCTCGCGCTGCGATCCGGCGTGCAGCCCGGGATGATCGTCAAGCAACTGAAGGGGATCTCCTGCCACCTCCCCTCGTGGGGCGGCAACGGCGGGAAGATCCTCTCCTGCGCCGACGCCGTGTCGAAGGCGATCGAGTGGTACCTCGAGAACTTCGAGGCGATGTTCCCCGGTTTCCCGAAGCCCGTCGCCGAGGCCGCGCGGCCCGCGTCGAAGAAGGCGTCCCTTCCCGCCGGGGAGGAGGAGATCGCCCGCGGCGCCTGCCCCGACTGCGGAAGCCAGGTCGAGCGGCAGGAGGGGTGCCTCAAGTGCCGCTCCTGCGGCTTCAGCGAGTGCTGA
- the tmk gene encoding dTMP kinase: protein MTRAQTGRTAPFVTFEGIEGSGKTTQIRKLSAHLAAKGVRHLVTREPGGTPISDEIRALVLVPREETVFPETELLLYEAARAQHVRGLILPALRSGRAVLCDRFCDATTAYQADARGLDAEEVERLNRFAAGGLVPALTLLFDLAPEVGFSRVKGRGAAKDRLERESLDFHRAVREGYLRLAGRDPGRIVRIDAAATQEEVFRSVLRAVAQRFGW, encoded by the coding sequence ATGACGCGGGCACAAACCGGCCGCACCGCGCCGTTCGTCACCTTCGAAGGGATTGAGGGCTCCGGCAAGACGACGCAGATCCGCAAGCTCTCCGCGCACCTCGCCGCGAAGGGGGTCCGGCACCTCGTCACCCGCGAGCCCGGCGGCACCCCGATTTCGGACGAGATCCGCGCGCTCGTGCTCGTCCCCCGCGAGGAAACCGTCTTCCCCGAGACGGAGCTTCTCCTCTACGAGGCCGCGCGGGCCCAGCACGTCCGCGGGCTCATCCTTCCCGCGCTCCGGTCCGGCCGGGCCGTGCTGTGCGACCGCTTCTGCGACGCGACGACGGCGTACCAGGCGGACGCGCGGGGGCTCGACGCGGAAGAGGTGGAGCGGCTGAACCGGTTCGCCGCGGGGGGGCTCGTCCCCGCCCTGACGCTCCTGTTCGACCTTGCGCCCGAGGTGGGATTCTCCCGCGTCAAGGGGCGCGGCGCGGCGAAGGACCGCCTGGAGCGGGAGTCCCTCGACTTCCACCGCGCCGTCCGCGAGGGGTACCTCCGCCTCGCCGGGCGGGACCCCGGCCGGATCGTCCGGATCGATGCCGCCGCCACGCAGGAAGAGGTGTTCCGATCCGTCCTCCGGGCGGTGGCGCAGCGGTTCGGATGGTAG